A window of Scophthalmus maximus strain ysfricsl-2021 chromosome 4, ASM2237912v1, whole genome shotgun sequence genomic DNA:
CAAAGGGACACTGGACTTTAAAAAGATTAACACGGGGGAACCATGGAAGGAACACATAATCACCACTTATACACaaaatgctgcgttccattacacctcggaactcggaccccggtAGTCGGAATTCCGACTGCCAGGGGGGTTCCATTTGTAAttttccgactcggaggtcgtaattccgagttccgagatcatacGGGAACGATAAACACGAGTTTCTTTCTCCTAAATTCTCCCGAAAAGACATGAACCCATACTACATTTGTCTTTGCTACTTTCACGGACACCACCGCTGCCTGCTAGTGAAGCTCAAGTGTCGGTGGTGTCCTGAAGAGACACGCCGACCACCTCAGAGACTGAGTTTTAACTAATGCCCCTCTTTGAGCGGAGCTAGCGAACGCAACTGTCACATCAAGTCTTATATAATCCCGAAGAGCGTTTACATTGGTGTCTTTATGATTACCTTCAGATGTCCCGCCATGGAGGCAAGAGGGTCATTGCATTAGAACGGCACTACGTGAATGTCCTAACATGTTACACAAACCCAACACACGCGAGGACCACTTCCGCCTCATCCTCTCGCGATATTTCCCTCGTGAGCGCGGACGGTGGAGAAGATGCAGAATTCAACTACTTGGAAGATTGTCTCTAAGGAGGTAAACTGAAAATCCTTACgaggatttgatttgaatttaagAAATTGTCATTATAATACACACacttataattataataaacatttttggaaattatTATAAGTTATTATCAGTAAGTAAAAAGGTGGAACCTGTCCTTGGTCAGTGGCAGAGGAGAAATTCATCTCTTATGACCTTTGATGACACCAAGTGACTCCTTCACTTTGCATCTTGTTTGAGTGTCTGCAGTGATTTTCCTAATCTATTGAGAACGtatgcagtgttttttctggagaaagctctgcAATTTACATGTGACAGATGGAAGGGACCTTGCTCAGTTGCTGTTGCAGCCCAAATTTCCAGCAGCATGTCCTTTAGTTCGGTTCATTACAATAACCATGGACGTGTTACTTCGAACCGCCGTCGTTCTGTGGATTTCAGCTGGATTTCTACCTTTTTCTGAAAAGTCCGAGGCCTGTACCGGGAACGATTTACCTGCCCCATGTGAtcttgttttcagaaatgtctGTTTAGAGTTAGAGGAGGAATCGGAAACCTGGTCCCAAGCCAGGAGCCGCTGTGAAGAGCGAGGAGGGGAGCTCCTGAAGGTGATGAACGGCCCGATCAAACTTCTCCTGAAGAACATCTCCAAAGAGAGAAACACCAGCAACTTCACTTGGTGGCTGGGGGAGGGGGTCCAAGGGGAACCAAGCAGAAGTGAGTAAAATAGATAAACACATAATTAGTTTTTTATAGttaggcctttttttctttcttctgatgCTTAAAATCAAGCAGTTTCAATTTGACACCCACAACCATGGGCTTCACATGCGGGTGGACAGCTCAAGGACAGCTCAAGGAAAATAAACTTTTCAGTTTGCTTGATTTAAATTTAAGTTATTCAATACTTGAAAGAGAAAGTGGCACACATTAAAATACCCTGACTCTCTTTTTCCACCGGATACGGCTGggttgacttttcttttcatctaacaaaatgagacaaactTCTCAAATGTGTCAGTGTCTAACGAGCAACAGCAAAACTGTGTCAGAAGGTCAGTGTAAGAATATACAATATGAAGATTAAAATCACATATTTTATTATCCAACCATTGAACAATAAATCAGTAATTGAAAGATTTAGGATGGATAAATTAGAAACTTCTCATGTCTTATGAAATAGCAACACTAGAATAGGGTTTTTACTGCATCGTGGAAGTACAGAAAGTAAACTGCGACAGTGTTAAAGAAAGTCAGAAGCCATCTGTATACGAATGTGTACCCCTTTCTCATAGCTCACACTAGGTTACTtgtgacatgtgtgtgtgtgtgtgtgtgtgtgcgtgcgtttgtgtgtgtgcgtgtttgtgtgtgtgtgtgggtatgtgtgtgtgtgtgtgtcttatttcCAAAACAGACAATGGTGATCTTTCAGAGTACAACTGCACATACATGACGCTGACTCCTCTTCAGATCATCATAACATCTGACTGCAACCAGAGACGAAGCTTCATCTGCACCTACAGTACGTTACAGCTTCCTAATCACTGCTTCAGCTtcatccttctttcctttttcttttctgtcttccttccttctcttgcATTATTAACAAACGAGTGAGTTTATTacaggtttccttttttttatcaccaatgCATTGGGTTAAAAGTGtccctcttgtttttttaagatttgcGGTCTTCGTCATACACAGCGGTAAGAGATCAGAAGAAGCCATATAAACATCCAGACCGAATTTTAATTGAAGTTTAAATTGACTGAATTCTTGTGTTCATGTTGCCTATGCAGAAGACAATCCAGTCCGGTCATGCAAGCAGATCTCGTAAGTCAGATTGAAACATTATATGTCATCGCTGAGTGCGAAGAACGACACAAAATCGGAAATCTGCGTATCTGCCTCTGTGCCTGTCTCCATTTCTCAAAcacgcaatcacacacacactttgatttcaGGACCCAAGAGGAATGTAAATGCCATGGGTTCATCTGTCTCAAACATTGAAACACTTCTCCTGGTGAGAGATGCCTCATTAATCTTACACACAGACCGTGAATCATGAGGACCATTTCATtgtacattgtaaaaaaaaaaagacaaaaagtgcTGGGGTCTTTTTtgagacaggaagcagataaAGAACTACGGCGAATGGAAACAACAGTTGGGGAGCCGACAGATGACAACAGGGTGGGTAGCTTCGCTCCGGAAACCCCATGTGTTGAGAGTTTTTCACGGCATGTTAAATTCTCCGGTCTGTTTCTCCCCTTTTACAGGACAAATTCATCCAGTATTTGTTGGCGGGCACGAAAGAGTCATCTTTGCTAAACAATGACACTATCAGCCACATCATCAACTGCAGCACtggcatcctcctcctctcaatgAAAAAATGCGACATCCAGACGAATCCAAACCCCCCAGTAGGTTCAAAAGATTGTGACACAAACAATCAtacacatgttgttgttgttgttgtggctctGAAAGCAGGGGAttgtgcgccccccccccccccaggctttGTTTGAGCAGGTTTTTGAGATCTTTCGGATCATCGCCAGTCGGACAGGTTCAGTAACCTCCCAGACATTTGTCATCAAGCACCGTAAAGGCACCATCTATCAGAGAAGGTTggtatttatcttttttaaatttctgtaaCCTTTTTGTGTTTAAACTATTAAAAAGTTTAACCCCCCCCCTGTCAGTTACAAATCCGCTGACCTCGGCAATGCAGTGCTGGGTTCGGAGAAAGATGGTGAGTTCGTCAAACTCCCCTCATATTCAGCACTTCGGGCTCAACTTAAAGGGCAAAGCACAATCTACACTCAGGTCTGTGTgttatcattgtgtgtgtgcatatatgtgtgtttttgattgttGTCATCCACAGCCTTCTAAACAgagcttttctctttctcagatGTCTATGTTTTCAATGAATCCCCATCCCTCTGATGACATCTCAGGAACTGTGTGCAGCATTTTACTCAGCAATGGAGAATCAGACATAAAGCTGGAAAACCTGACGGAGATGATAGAGGTACAGACAACAGGAGAATTggacattgtgttgtttcattatAGTGTTGTTAGTTTTGGTAGCCACCAAATAGAAAGAAAGGGTGACAATGGTTCGAGACCAGAACATTGTACATTACATACACAGAAAATTCAACTTCTCGTTGGCTCCCTGGGGCCGGTCATTGCAGGTTTGAAAAAGACAGAGGTGAGACTGTCATGTTACACAAGCCAGTGATTTTAGAAAGACTGGTCAGAGTGTCTACAGTGAAGCTTCACACTGGCAGGTGACGGGATGGAGCTTGTGACACCATGTTTACAAGAGCACTTTGCACACTCCTGTCCCCCCTTCTAAGGTCAGCTGTGGAGAATCAGTTATTGTCATCTTACAAGTAAATATGCCCATCTGGTTCGTGCTGGCTCAAAAAGGACCCTGAATTGAGTCCAAAGATTACCAGCCATGTCCTCCTCAGCAAAAAAAGGTCCATGTGGTTCTTTGTTCGGAATAGGCACAGTTTGTTGCACAATCTTTTCAAAGCCCTGATACTTGTGATAATGTGGTGCCGATGTGCCGAAGAGATTAAGTATTTCGTTATAGACAAACTTAGAAAATAACCAGTCCAATTTTGGTAATCTGTTCGTCTacatatttgtctttctttcaccCTTTTTAGcctttttatgaaatgttttctctcttttgtcaaATCAAACTGACCTTTCCTCACAGAGCTCACACAATTTGATTTGTCCTGAATATGGAAATTCAAAGATGTTAGGCTTCTAGAGGATCATAAGGCGACATATGACCGGCTGTAATGTGTATATATTAGAATGAGGAAGAAATACTGGTTCATACTGGGAGGCCATGTTAGGAGTTTTGTATCATGATCCCCTGCAACTTCCCTGTTCTGTTTCTGAATATTTTGcttaattttctcattttgaaaGCCTGTTGTGGGACAAACAAACGACTGTCATGATACTCTTTCTGCGTATAACATGACACTATACTTGTTTTCCTGGTCTCTCCAGATCTTTATGCCTCGTCCAGCTGCTTTAGCGCTGACGAATAATACTGTTGTgttggagaaaaacacaaacgcactgACCACAATCAACGTCTCAGACCCTAATGTGACTGTCATCTTCAACGCAGAGCCCAGTGCCAATTTGTCACTGGTTGTTACCCTGTCTCGCGGGTCACCTCGTAACTCTACATACTCCAACAGCACGGCCGTCTTGAGCCCAACAGGTAACCATCCCCACAACCAGGTGTCGATCTACTACTGcgaactctgacctctgagttCTGACTCTTTTGCTACTTGAGTTTAACAGTTCCCATGACTGCTAAGTTCCTCTGTTTCTGCAGCAGTAGAACAATCACTTACAACATCACCAAACAGTTAAAGACACACTTAGTGAGCATACTTTTctttacatgtactgtatgtgtttccAGTTCTCTCTGTCATACCTATCTGCATTTTGCTACAGGAGGCTATCGCTGGATGATAACCCCAGAGATGTTACAGCAGACTCCTGGAGTCTGGTATGTTGACACCAGACTCTTTAATTCCACATGGGAACCAGGCCTGACACTGACTTTCACTTCTTTTATGAGCAAGTGTCTTTACTGGCACACAGGGAGGGAGACGTGGACCACAGATGGCTGCCAGGTGAGTTTTCACCTGGATAAAGTCAGATCAACTTGGCTGTATTGCTTTCTGCTCTGCATGTCCCGTGATATTTTAGTTGCAGCATTTGCATATCAGACAGTGACGTGCTGTCGTTGTCCTaggtgggagagagaagcaCTCCAAGGCTTGCACACTGTCTCTGCAACCACCTCACTCTGTTTGGGAGCACCTTCTTTGTGATGCCAAACTACGTGGACATATCTCGTACGGCAGAGTTGTTCTCCACCGTTTCTGAGAACTATGTGGTGCTCGCCTTGCTGTGTGCTTTCTTTGGCCTCTACCTGGTCACGCTGCTGTGGGCCGGCTATGCCGACCGCAGGTCACGCTCTAAGGTCAGTCTATCCACACTGTAATAGTCAATACTTTTgtgcttttatatatatatacatagatatgtatatatatatataaaatattattattatccttaGTATGAAGTTTTTAGTCACCATGTAGAAAAGTGTTTACTCTGTTCTCGATTATCAATAATTTATAACCATATCAcctaatgtgatttttttttgaatggtggatattttgtttggaaacgtaactccaaaaaaaagcaatttctgCTTTGGGTCATCCTTCAGAGAAAGATGACACTGCTGGAAGAGAACCACCCAGGTGCTCAGTACAACTACCTGATCAGTGTCCAAACTGGCCATCGCAAGAATGCTGGGACGACTGCCAGAGTAAGATTCTTCTTTCATTtacagattgtttttctttttttaatttctgatttcttttttgaaatgccACGTTGAATAATGCTTTCCCTAAGGTTATAGTAAATCTTGGCTCAAAGACCCATACTGCTTCATTAAGACcatataataacatttttgtaTAATTCAGATtaaagccgtgtgtgtgtgtgtgtgtgtgtgtgtgtgtgtgtgtgtgtgtgtgtgtgaagccagtGATGTTGAGTTTATGTTTTGCTGTCCCGTAGGTCACCGTGAAGCTGACTGGcacagaaggagagagtgagacacacaccCTCACAGATCCCGACAAGCCGGTGTTAGAGAGAGGAGCTGTCGACATGTTCCTATTGGCCACTCCATTCCCCCTGGGAGACGTGCGAAACCTCCGGCTGCAGCACGACAACTCTGGAGGTCGCCCATCATGGTACGAGGGGCTGAGAATACGCACACCTCAGTAACGGTCCGTGCATTAAGTCCAACGCCATCGAATACAGGCACAGTGCTGAAAATTCCCATGGAAATTGAATGTTTTTTAGATGAGTATAAATGACATGTACAAGCTGTAATGTAATTTTAGGTTATACCTTTACGTGATATATAGCTGTGTTTTTTCGTCTTTTCTGCACTTAACATGTGGATAACTAGCAGGTGTCAGCCTGTAAACAGGGTTTTAAGAGGTGTGCACAGGTTAGTGCCTCTGTAGAACCGCTTCCATGTCAGCCCTACTCCATCATTCAGCACTACCTTGTAAACACTCCTCGTTAAATACCACTCTAAGCATActgtgcacgtgcacacacttTGGTGGAGAAAAATACTTTGGGTGATATAAAAGCATTTTAGTTCTTCCAGTGAGATACTATGACCAATGCAGCATTAGGGGATGATGCTATATAATACCATGCTTTTGCTCCCAGTTTGCACAGTTGCCCTGTGTAGCTGAGAGATTATCTGATATTTTCGCATTTCTTAAATTGAAATACCCATATTATAAATGTCTtacgtttttttgtgtgtaatgacTTCTGCTTGTGAAAAGGTATATAAGCAAGGTGACCATACAAGACCTCCAAACACGACACGTGTGGCACTTCTTTTGTGACTGCTGGCTGAGTGCCGACCGGGGAGACGGCATGACCAAGAAAACTTTTAACGCTGCGAAGAGCAACGAGATCGCCAGCTTCAGGTCAGAGTCGGTCGACTTCACACTGCCGGACTGAACCAATGAAAGCTCCAGTGAGAGTCACGTCAATCGATTTGTGTCATGACgggtttctgtcttttcctcgTCAGGAATATTTTCCAGAGCAGAACATCGACTGGCTTTAGGGACGAACACATCTGGGTGTCCATAGTGGATCCTCCATCACGCAGCCCGTTCACGCGTGCTCAGAGGGTCTCTTGCTGCATGAGCCTGCTCCTCTGCACCATGGCCATCAATATTGCCTTCTGGAACATCCCTATAGATGAGAGCTCACCAGTAATTTTTACCTTAGGTGAATAACAGAGTCCTCAACTATTTATCGCATTACTCTCTTGAAGAGCAAACTTTCACCCAAGAGGGAAAACTACATATAGTAATTCTATACTAATTGATAATGCTTGTGTGGACACTGTCAGAAACAAACCCACAATTTCTTAAGTGATGCACATATTGACACATGTATTTGATATTGAGGGCACATATTTGAAATCAAATATAATGAGAGGTTCTCTTAAGGTTGCAAAGTTTCAGATTAGAGGTTAAAAGGTTGAAGCCAATGTGCGAGCTGGAGGTGTAATTTCAGAAACAAGTTTATTAGCTCTCTGTTGATATAGCTGATGTATCGACGTATCACCTATGGAGGCGTCAGGTCAGCCTTGcaggaataaatgaataaagtatgTGAGATGAGAGAACTGAGACGTTTTTAATGAACGTTTTCATAATACTGAGcttgtttgttgcttttttagAGGTCATAGGTGTTGAAAAGTGGAGCACACACAACAGAAGTGGAACCACAAACACCTTTCCCACAATGTGCAGACTACATGTACATGTGGGTGTTTATAACCAGCAATGAAAGCTAGACTTGAAAGAATTATTCACAATAATTCCTGTGTGGAGAAGCAACTCAAGAATCTGGCTTTTATCTCACAAACTATTTCACATTTAACTGAACATTTCACACTGAAATTAgatatgtttaaataaaatatctatAGACTAGGCTATCTTCCAAGTCCTGTTCTCCAgcaaaatggatggatggttaatattcaaatagaaatacaaccaagtacatgattttaaaataccaaatgtacatttttttaaattttgtaaaatatacgtatatttttatttttcatttggtaAACATGTGTGAACCTGCCATTGGGTTGTTGTTAATTGGAAGTAAAAATCgtcacaaaacattttataagaGATTTCATCAACCACAAAGTTTCAATTTTTATAATAGTTAGTATCAACCTCAAAATCATTggtgatttcctttttattacTGTGCTCTTTGTATCCTGACACCACTTTCATTCTATGGACCAATTAAATCTGGACTCCTTCctcacaaagaaacacagagttattttaaacatcagtacatagaagaaaatattttgcatttaacaaaatgctttttttctgttattgacGGGGCCTGTTATTCACATCAATGACAACCGCGTCCTTGTTTTTGCATCTGTCAAGGTTCATTGCAAATCACGTGGCAGGAGATCATGGTGGGCGTTCAGAGTGGTCTCCTCATGTTCCCAATCAACATCCTCATAATTACCATCTTCCGAAGCATCCGACCGCGCATCATCTCAAATTCTCAAAAAGACGACTCTGAGGAGAACCTGAGACCCCGTGCAATTACCATACCAACTAttctgaaggtgtgtgtgtgtgtgtgtgtgatgaattaCACTTCACTCATCACTGTCCTCGtaagtcatgaaacatgttttgtatTCAGTTTATGTTGCATTTCCTTTATGTGACCTTTGTGGCTTTGACCTCCACGTaccttttactgttttatttgtaCTCGTACTTTTCTATGTATTTGATCAAACAGTATACTGTACACGTGTAGCATTTGCTGTTTGTTGTGCATCCATCCCAGGATACAGAGGAGGTGATTTCTCTGGTGAGCAGAAGTCCGAGGAACAAGATGTCAGAGATGCCCAGGCTGGAGTCCACCACTGACCTCTGCTCAGCCTTGGACAGGGTGCATGAATTCCTCCAACTTATGCAAGGTAGTTtctattttaatgattttcttttacagaaaaAGCAGTGATTGCCTCCATGCTTAACAAGACTTGTAAGAAAGGGGGGCTTCTGCCAGTCAAGTGGGACTGAAGGCCAACAAGCTAAGGTGGAAAAGTTCCATTTGTCACATTAGGGCACAGATATATTCTGATGCAATAAAGATTTGAAGAATGAGGccatattgtatatttttgtcaaCACATCCCATGA
This region includes:
- the LOC118302637 gene encoding polycystic kidney disease protein 1-like 2; this translates as MNGPIKLLLKNISKERNTSNFTWWLGEGVQGEPSRNNGDLSEYNCTYMTLTPLQIIITSDCNQRRSFICTYNLRSSSYTAKTIQSGHASRSRPKRNVNAMGSSVSNIETLLLEADKELRRMETTVGEPTDDNRDKFIQYLLAGTKESSLLNNDTISHIINCSTGILLLSMKKCDIQTNPNPPALFEQVFEIFRIIASRTGSVTSQTFVIKHRKGTIYQRSYKSADLGNAVLGSEKDGEFVKLPSYSALRAQLKGQSTIYTQMSMFSMNPHPSDDISGTVCSILLSNGESDIKLENLTEMIEIFMPRPAALALTNNTVVLEKNTNALTTINVSDPNVTVIFNAEPSANLSLVVTLSRGSPRNSTYSNSTAVLSPTGGYRWMITPEMLQQTPGVWYVDTRLFNSTWEPGLTLTFTSFMSKCLYWHTGRETWTTDGCQVGERSTPRLAHCLCNHLTLFGSTFFVMPNYVDISRTAELFSTVSENYVVLALLCAFFGLYLVTLLWAGYADRRSRSKRKMTLLEENHPGAQYNYLISVQTGHRKNAGTTARVTVKLTGTEGESETHTLTDPDKPVLERGAVDMFLLATPFPLGDVRNLRLQHDNSGGRPSWYISKVTIQDLQTRHVWHFFCDCWLSADRGDGMTKKTFNAAKSNEIASFRNIFQSRTSTGFRDEHIWVSIVDPPSRSPFTRAQRVSCCMSLLLCTMAINIAFWNIPIDESSPVIFTLGSLQITWQEIMVGVQSGLLMFPINILIITIFRSIRPRIISNSQKDDSEENLRPRAITIPTILKDTEEVISLVSRSPRNKMSEMPRLESTTDLCSALDRVHEFLQLMQGESESDPHWVYCSKFLLAGLCHLLMDLERLDGKNFQSPQLYQQALNNTNVLVRKAEMVFTSHLAYCPPPAKRKKRGTDGCWLPWWCVFLGWFLLLSISAVSTYFTLLYGFEYGKDKSTKWVMSLGLSLFQSIFILQPLKVIGIAVFFALLLKPVSVEETEEIEQVLLQQQDRCTRYSGRDTL